The following are from one region of the Capsicum annuum cultivar UCD-10X-F1 chromosome 1, UCD10Xv1.1, whole genome shotgun sequence genome:
- the LOC107844335 gene encoding acyl carrier protein 1, mitochondrial, whose amino-acid sequence MASALRSAILRHIRVPATQVVSANGSRLTAVRLMSSHDDHITKDEVINRVLDVVKCFPKVDPSKVTPEVHFEKDLGLDSLDTVEIVMALEEEFKLEIPDKEAVRIESCEQAIEYVYNHPMSS is encoded by the exons ATGGCGTCGGCGTTGAGATCTGCTATACTCCGACACATAAGGGTGCCGGCAACCCAAGTCGTATCTGCAAATGGATCGAGGCTAACTGCTGTGAGATTGATGTCGTCGCACGATGACCATATCACCAAAGATGAAGTCATCAACAGAGTCCTTGATGTCGTCAAATGCTTCCCTAAAGTCGACCCTTCTAAG GTGACCCCGGAAGTTCACTTTGAGAAGGATTTGGGCTTAGACAGCTTAGATACGGTAGAGATTGTAATGGCTCTGGAGGAAGAGTTCAAACTGGAGATTCCAGATAAGGAAGCTGTCAGGATAGAGTCCTGCGAACAGGCAATTGAGTATGTTTATAATCACCCAATGTCGAGTTAA